The following proteins are encoded in a genomic region of Pan troglodytes isolate AG18354 chromosome 2, NHGRI_mPanTro3-v2.0_pri, whole genome shotgun sequence:
- the LOC100609461 gene encoding LOW QUALITY PROTEIN: olfactory receptor 5H14-like (The sequence of the model RefSeq protein was modified relative to this genomic sequence to represent the inferred CDS: substituted 1 base at 1 genomic stop codon), with product MEEENATLLTEFVLTGFLYQTQWKIPLFLAFLVIYLITIMGNLGLIAVIWKDPHLHIPMYLFLGNLAFVDALLSSTVTPKMLMNFLAKSKMISLSECKIQFFSFAIGVTTECFLLATMAYDCYVAVCKPLLYPAIMTNGLCIWLLVLSFLGGLLHALIHEGFFYRLTFCNSNIIHHFYCDIIPLLKISCTDSSINFLMVFIFSGSIXVFTIGTVLISYTFVLFTILKKKSVKGIRKAFSTCGAHLLSVSLYYGPLAFMYVGPASPQADDRDMMESLFYTVIVPLLNPMIYSLRNKQVIASFTKMFKRNNI from the coding sequence ATGGAAGAGGAAAATGCAACATTGCTGACAGAGTTTGTTCTCACAGGATTTTTATATCAAACACAGTGGAAAATACCCCTGTTCCTGGCATTCTTGGTAATATATCTCATCACCATCATGGGGAATCTTGGTCTTATTGCTGTCATCTGGAAAGACCCTCACCTTCATATCCCAATGTACTTATTCCTGGGGAATTTAGCTTTTGTGGATGCTTTGTTATCATCCACAGTGACCCCAAAGATGCTGATGAACTTCTTAGCTAAGAGTAAGATGATATCTCTCTCTGAATGcaagatacaatttttttcttttgcaattggTGTAACCACAGAATGTTTTCTCTTGGCAACAATGGCATATGATTGCTATGTAGCCGTATGCAAACCTTTACTTTATCCAGCCATTATGACCAATGGACTATGCATCTGGCTATTAGTCTTGTCATTTCTAGGTGGCCTTCTTCATGCTTTAATTCATGAAGGTTTTTTTTACAGATTAACCTTCTGTAATTCCAACATAATACATCACTTTTACTGTGACATTATCCCATTGTTAAAAATTTCCTGTACTGattcttctattaattttctaatggtttttattttctcaggttCAATTTAAGTTTTCACCATTGGGACTGTTCTTATATCTTATACCTTTGTCCTCTttacaatcttgaaaaagaaatctGTCAAAGGTATAAGAAAAGCCTTCTCCACCTGTGGAGCTCATCTCTTATCTGTATCTTTATACTATGGGCCCCTCGCCTTCATGTATGTGGGCCCTGCATCCCCACAGGCTGATGACCGAGACATGATGGAGTCTCTATTTTACACTGTCATAGTTCCTTTATTAAATCCCATGatctacagcctgagaaacaaaCAAGTAATAGCTTCATTCACAAAAATgttcaaaagaaataatatttag